The sequence TCTCTGTTCCATTTAATGCATCTGTTTTTCTGTCCAGTCTCTGTTCTGTGATGTGACCAGTGCGACCTGCAGGGAGGCACTTATGTGTGTTAACTGGCACTTTACCACTAAACGCCAAGGGCACTGTGTATCGTTTTTATAAATGAATTGTGTATTGTTGACTTAGCATGTTGATATATTATTTGTACTAAACTTGAACAgttaattttgtattttttatGCATTTCAGTTGCATTAAacaattgttgttgtttttttaaatgaatgtttCTCCTTCCCTTTTTACTGTACAAATTGTGTATCATTTCATAATTTGTGTTTTCGCCTTCTCCTTTTctttatgtaatatttttcatttcTCACTTTTTGTATCCCCCCCTTCTTATATGGGTTTTATGAAATCACGCAGGCAACCATGCAAGAAACCCAATGTGCTTGGTGCAGTCCCAGAACATCACACTTCACCCCAGATCAGTGTGGCTTTTCACTACTTCATATTCAAACGTTACACTCAGCAGTCTTCCAGTTTGTTCCAGAGATCTATTCAAAGCTTTTGCTCTGCGTGTTTAATGTCTCACCTCATATCCTGTGATGGCGATGAGGTGCATGGAGTCATTGACGGCCTTGAGGATGCCGAGGATGGAGGTGAGCGCCGCCTGCAGGTCATCAGCCCCCTCACAGCGCTTACTGTACTTCAGCATTTCCTGTAGTCAGACACAGTACACATTAAACATGTTTCAATAACTGAAGAGCAGAAAATACGACTGTAAAGACATCAGCGAATATTAACTGCTACCATCTAATCGGAGATACAGGGACCCGCGATTCAATAAAGTCAGACTACTTTGTGCATCAGTCAATCCTCACAGTAAACACAGAGCTACATCCCAGATCGAATGCACGCTAAAGGGTCTTTGAGCATGTTTTCTCTCAGTGATGTTATGTTAAAGgtctgttgtttgtttttcatgtattgtgtcttgACATTTGTCCatgttgatgttacacatggagcggctgtgatgcaagtcaaatgtcagacttgatctgaccacCAGGCGGAGTTTGACATTTGCGCTTGGGGGGGCAAAACCTTTTTACTGACGTCAGCACACAGTCCCAACTATTGCGTGGGGCGCTACGGCTTACAGTAGCAATAAAGCCAGCGCTCACCGCACTGAGTATGACTTTTCCACATACGAACACAACTCGTCCCGTCATGCACGCCTCATGCCCgccgtacacacacactcatatggtCTCTCCTCCCAACAACATGCATTACATAACTGTACAACTTATCATAACTGCACACGTCTTACTTATTTGATAACTACTATATCCCTTGGTTACTTGAAACACGCTACAATATTATGAACCAGTGTCCTACCTTACTAAAATATTGATAtacgaaatatttgtattggaacCCCCCCGCAAAATCCGCCTATGCATTAAAGGATCATCGTATCGTAGACGGATCTTACCTTCAGGAGCAGCTGATATTTGGTAATCCTCTGAACAGGCTTCAGCAGGTAGGAATCTAGCCGAGTTTATGCTCCAGCTTCTTCTGACACTCCTGAGGGAAATACATAAAGAAAAGGattgtattaaataaaacaaacaagcaaATATTTACTTTAAAATCCCGACAGAGGTGACTGCTCACCTGGAAGAAGGCACAGTCTGAGCACTGCCTCCACAGGCTCTCAGAGCGAGGCTTGTTGTGACAGTACTTCTCATAGATCTGCAGGTCTGTCATCTAGAGGAAGGCGGTGAGAACATTCAGGAAACCTCTTCAGCACAGTTGGATTTACATTTATATGCTGACATGTCATCATTCACTTACCCTTTCTAGAAAACATCTTCCAACCAACTCTGGGCAGTCGGTGTACTGCTCCAACTCCCTCAGAAACGTCctggaaacaacaacaaatcatTGTGTTGATGAAAAGGGAAGAAAGAGTTGGCAATTTTATAGAATGAGCTTGATGGCTGGCACATGTAAGtatttgaaagaacatccataacattcatctggttgtagcttatatatatatatatatatatcaatattccaattacttgtatttagactattctgcacaatttctattatattctattttatttacttgcactattatctgttttattgtgttgcactgttggaggagcctgtgaccttcgaatgtcattgtcataactacactgcagCTTTGTACATCCT is a genomic window of Pseudochaenichthys georgianus chromosome 21, fPseGeo1.2, whole genome shotgun sequence containing:
- the LOC139436003 gene encoding guanine nucleotide exchange factor DBS-like — protein: MDNAAMAPLIPAPLQNKKDVLFGNMPEIYHFHKRTFLRELEQYTDCPELVGRCFLERMTDLQIYEKYCHNKPRSESLWRQCSDCAFFQECQKKLEHKLG